The Naumovozyma castellii chromosome 4, complete genome genome contains a region encoding:
- the CDC50 gene encoding aminophospholipid translocase regulatory protein CDC50 (ancestral locus Anc_6.374) encodes MKFLFWRKSPKNEHREPLNNSRKPPNTAFRQQRLKAWQPILSPRSVLPLLICVVCIFLPIGIGLIIGASKVQDMSIDYSKCDTLASKDSQQLIPSKYVRHHFKKHVNTKPSWILIEDDAGEQTCQIHFEIPNEIKSSIYVYYKLSNFFQNHRKYVESYDHKQLKGKPIELEKLNTNCKPLRGQDDKIIYPCGLIANSMFNDTFAKQFKGVGDTDDYILTNKKISWSIDRHRFQKTKYNASDIVPPPNWAKKFPDGYTDDNIPDIHEWEELQVWMRTAPFPKFYKLALKNESMHLPKGNYSIDIGLNYPVSLFGGSKSLILTTITGIGGRNVSLGVVFLIVTCVSGLFAIIFLVTLFFQPRTMGDRSFLNFDDEEGAVEVEDSTGPLREIL; translated from the coding sequence atgaaatttctctTCTGGAGGAAAAGCCCAAAGAATGAGCATCGCGAACCACTGAATAATTCACGGAAGCCACCAAATACAGCATTTAGGCAGCAAAGATTAAAAGCATGGCAACCAATTCTGTCACCACGAAGTGTTTTACCGCTGCTGATATGTGTTGTCTGTATATTTCTGCCTATTGGCATAGGGTTGATAATTGGAGCTTCAAAAGTTCAAGATATGAGCATTGACTATAGTAAATGTGACACGTTAGCGTCTAAAGATTCCCAGCAACTCATTCCTTCTAAGTACGTGAGACATCATTTTAAGAAACATGTTAATACAAAACCTAGCTGGAttttaattgaagatgatgcTGGAGAACAAACTTGCCAAATTCACTTTGAGATtccaaatgaaattaagagTTCAATCTATGTGTATTAcaaattatccaatttcttTCAGAACCATAGAAAGTATGTAGAATCATATGATCATAAACAGCTAAAAGGTAAACCAATTGAACTAGAAAAGTTGAACACTAATTGTAAGCCACTGAGGGGACAAGATGATAAGATCATCTACCCATGTGGACTTATTGCCAATTCGATGTTTAACGACACATTTGCAAAGCAATTTAAAGGTGTAGGTGATACAGATGATTACATCTTAAcgaacaagaaaatatccTGGAGTATAGATCGTCACAGGTTTCAAAAAACGAAATATAATGCATCCGACATTGTTCCACCTCCTAATTGGGCAAAGAAATTCCCTGACGGATACACAGATGATAATATACCTGACATACATGAATGGGAAGAGCTTCAAGTATGGATGAGAACAGCACCTTTTCCTAAGTTCTATAAATTGGCATTAAAGAATGAGTCTATGCATCTTCCAAAAGGTAATTATTCTATTGATATTGGTTTGAATTATCCTGTTTCTCTCTTTGGGGGAAGCAAATCGTTAATTTTAACAACTATTACAGGTATCGGGGGGCGTAACGTTTCTTTAGGGGTTgtatttttaattgttaCTTGTGTATCTGGATTATTTGccattatatttttggtaACATTATTCTTCCAACCAAGAACGATGGGAGATCGTTCATTTTTGAACTTTGATGACGAAGAAGGTGCTgttgaagttgaagatAGTACTGGGCCACTAAGAGAAATATTATAG
- the OCA4 gene encoding Oca4p (ancestral locus Anc_6.377), producing the protein MLVPPANFGIAEEGIYRCSKLETINLSFLETLNLKTMIFIGGQEPSKFFKEFFNRLSIKWYLIRIADFSAATSEPPINNNSNSLMDAKNKDKDNMRTSTEPMVKKTNSNDSIMNTINEGKLISGNDALEKGSKDSNQEKISESIYHLTDGDDLMLIKSTCLKKTFQYLLDVDNYNTLLIDKTALIIGILRKMQKWHISSIINEYRLFTGKNRSYFAETFLEIIELVVRQQRINDTTKDASSNNDNDNNNTDSALKDKDKNILPMEKNSKKKKKNSKTSSKGKSSNFTIINEDDLCKDPEVPKRLLKIIEDAEKEARLREKDDELSKEIPPAEMIRTTSNLGIFGHRYRLAFNKKENDDFRFYKNLNNANDDSKYAVTITIPKEPNLPEWFKFQRDLWEQEHSPEEHHFYKEHIFM; encoded by the coding sequence ATGCTGGTTCCTCCTGCCAATTTCGGGATTGCTGAAGAGGGAATATATAGATgttccaaattggaaacGATAAATCTATCATTCTTAGAaactttgaatttaaagacCATGATATTCATTGGTGGTCAGGAACCttccaaattctttaagGAGTTCTTTAATAGATTGTCCATAAAATGGTATCTTATTAGAATTGCAGATTTTTCTGCTGCTACTTCAGAACCCCCAATTAATAACAATAGTAATAGTTTGATGGATGCTAAGaataaagataaagatAACATGCGTACCTCGACTGAACCCATGGTTAAGAAAACTAATAGTAACGATAGCATAATGAATACCATTAATGAGGGCAAACTTATCAGTGGTAACGATGCCCTTGAGAAGGGATCCAAGGACAGCAATCAAGAAAAGATCTCGGAAAGTATTTATCATCTAACAGATGGTGATGATCTCATGCTGATAAAATCTACTTGTCTGAAGAAGACATTCCAATATCTGCTTGATGTTGATAATTATAATACCTTGTTGATTGATAAAACTGCATTAATAATAGGTatattaagaaaaatgcAAAAATGGCATATATCTTCCATAATCAATGAATATAGATTATTCACTGGGAAGAATAGAAGCTATTTTGCTGAAACTTTCCTAGAGATTATTGAATTGGTGGTAAGGCAACAGCGGATAAATGACACCACTAAAGACGCTAGtagtaataatgataatgacaacaataatactGATAGTGCCCTGAAAGAcaaagataaaaatatattaccAATGGAGAAGAACAgtaaaaaaaagaagaagaatagtAAGACATCATCAAAGGgtaaatcttcaaattttacGATAATCAACGAAGACGATTTATGTAAGGACCCAGAAGTGCCGAAACGActattaaaaataatagaagATGCCGAAAAGGAGGCTAGGTTAAGAGaaaaagatgatgaattatctAAAGAAATACCACCTGCAGAAATGATAAGAACCACTTCAAATCTGGGAATATTTGGTCATAGATATCGTCTAGCATTCaataagaaagaaaatgacGATTTTAGATTCTATAAAAACTTAAACAATGCTAATGATGACTCCAAATATGCAGTTACTATAACGATACCTAAAGAACCAAATTTACCAGAATGGttcaaattccaaagagATTTATGGGAACAAGAACATTCTCCTGAAGAACACCACTTCTATAAAGAACATATATTTATGTAA
- the CDC39 gene encoding CCR4-NOT core subunit CDC39 (ancestral locus Anc_6.373), with the protein MQSASNSSKQSKETVQIVISQISLLITSLTEANFLSTEKEIHFLLDKSSIQTYTKFWSKLLLLCASDIKELQHLSTEKNLQHRLLRNFFEDLILKDRGVLQILNAEIFNNIEFQEESGLHLQDIKNLFKNSKSEKELKIIESIDPTSILANIEKSKKTKMNNHTFLQNFLLQSSLDSLESNLKDLLYSLTGETLNDTLALLLSELLSPGSQQLQQNSVDSWFTPSSIDSATNVGNEISKALGDLTNDVVNWNRVFNLMSTKYFLKTAVKPTLASLSSFFSSLHKGSLLDQFFSCDSHISFKLELVIQLHKWSPQNGCFDLLQVKDTKKVSDIIPNSKNSLVYLMSIATLDLEIFLLREDLVNNPLLQYFQECFFEDFNSVPEYLAFAMVNNMKHFTLLIENKNILEEIIVTLLVQVFETSPSALNQLIKQLPNPEKIVDVGRIIIVKNNAPIADFLKILSEEDKLDLFLNKLPFEEAFNILPIARRFKWDGFEQYLKDKLDSNNVQILLNMLDGQAKLAENNTPLISPNIFDLEMIFISLNILNTFPLTKEQTEMFEKTEFSLIIAFPRLINIGYGHDDVIRANGELVPIAPDIEKEMQSYLQRMYSGELAIKNVVNVLTKLRDSEVPRDQDIFASITHAVIAESSFFKDYPLEALATTSVLFGSMIQYELVRGFVLDVALRIILNFAAEGPESKMFKFAVQAIFTFRARLNEFPQYCQDLLQKVPGIQAQADIYQAVLAASVQADTSTTSDREKPKQVELIRLKYFSIDEVPPTIPQENPPKDVVEKILFIVNNITMDNFETKISDLRQALLPNYFSWFSTYLVVQRAKTEPNYHKLYSRVMTGIGSEILHDYMLNVTLKQLYALLAIKDVQMVDKKHLKNLAAWLGNITLAIDRPIRHRQVAMREMLLDSYQTQRLEVVVPFVCKVLQQAADSKIFRPPNPWTVGILRVLLELNEKANWKLSLTFEVEVLMKDFNLKMKDIKPTNILNTPEITEKISGSVGNLTLEQQQIEHQRQGMLLQQHQQQMMILQQRQQRMVSGAISEQVPFAGEAATVNENPFANLLGQTIFVTHPDLKEAFQKALRMAVREILIPSVEKASSIAVTTASRIVMKDFATEADEMKLKAAAITMVGHLGQSLVRATCIDSLKESIRSATQALLPNMGNIPQITGEELDMAINDNISIALRILEKATMDKSIQDIGEVLVQPITIRRYHNERRSDQPFIEPNTNPYALSLPDPLGLKSTGVTAQQFKIYEDFGKFILPHEVQGIPHQQAMHQQLQQRQQQVLNAQMNQNQQNMVSQPQQAGINMQNQLQQQQPNIQKQAAMPHPQPQGATVPGSLPSNIAQVELEQSHRRLVTLMDALVSLMKEHAGKETLDNLAEQNQIRTIIYQILTFIAKNQQRDQLALKVSQAVVNSLFGASDDVLCREVLSTLLEKLCSLSLVARKDVIWWLVYALDSRKFNVPVIKSLLSVNLIDVSELDTVLVTAMENKMENATKFAIDLIKDTVLSDEPILMRMDFVKSLEFLSSLDEEDVKNFFSEYESMKILPTSKNIETTSTERYYLVFTEWVRLLQRVTSDDKIIFVFIKQLMDKGVLSDSDNFIGFVKAALELSVYSFKESDPTGEVFTAIDALSKLLIKLFILQDFAGYSRQEYLNTVFSIILLVFSNDHEEDEATFNERPYFRLLSNFLCEWATLRGHNFIKVADQKTRKELLSFDAEFYNIFASYLHSFQPFAFPGFSFAWISLLSHRMFLPVMLRLPQKAGWEKLMLLLIDLLKFLNQYTIKGKISDAVSVVYKGTLRIFLGISNDVPQFLIENHYELMNNLPISYFQLKNVILSAIPLKMLVPNPFDSDLALENITECQNPPVVFYDPVSDIQALKKPVDNYLRIPSNSLLRTIINGLYLTEYDIKGGVGFDMLTTNNKLIRAIVLHVAVEAGLENGRTSSNAVFNTKSSYYQLLFDLIHDGTIELKFQVIQVMIEQLRYPNIHTRWFIYVLRDMFVTEAWEEQRTEVQEIILRSLLERVIVHNPHTWGVSVLFTQLLNSDEVNLLELDFINNIPEIKHMFVQLTKHTNKLTDKSPETNTASPKPIPN; encoded by the coding sequence ATGCAATCAGCATCAAATAGCTCGAAACAAAGTAAGGAAACCGTACAGATAGTAATCTCACAAATTAGCTTGTTAATCACATCACTTACTGAAgctaattttctttcaactGAAAAAGAAATCCATTTTTTGCTAGATAAATCTTCCATTCAAACCTATACCAAGTTTTGGAGCAAATTACTACTACTTTGTGCATCAGACattaaagaattacaaCATCTATCTACGGAAAAGAACCTTCAACATAGacttttaagaaatttttttgaagatttaattttaaaagatAGAGGAGTTTTACAAATATTAAACGCagaaattttcaacaaCATTGAATTTCAAGAAGAGTCAGGCTTGCATTTACAAGATATAAAAAACCTTTTCAAGAATTCTAAATCAGAGAAAGAActcaaaatcattgaatCCATAGACCCAACAAGCATCCTTGCAAACATagaaaaatcaaagaaaactAAAATGAATAATCACACATTTTTACAAAACTTTTTACTACAATCCTCGTTGGATTCATTAGAATCTAACTTGAAAGATTTGTTATATTCTTTGACAGGAGAAACATTAAATGATACTCTAGCCTTATTACTCTCAGAGCTTTTATCTCCTGGATCTCAACAACTTCAACAGAACTCTGTAGATTCATGGTTTACACCTTCATCGATAGATTCGGCCACAAATGTAGgaaatgaaatttccaaGGCACTAGGAGATCTCACTAATGATGTCGTTAATTGGAATCGTGTTTTCAATCTAATGTCTACCAAGTATTTCTTAAAGACTGCCGTCAAACCAACTCTCGCTTCTTTAAgctcatttttttcatctttacACAAGGGATCATTACTTGatcaatttttcagttgTGACTCGCAtatatcattcaaattagAATTAGTAATCCAATTACATAAATGGTCACCTCAAAATGGATGTTTCGATCTTTTACAAGTGAAAGACACTAAGAAAGTTTCTGATATTATTCCAAACTCAAAGAACTCCTTGGTATATCTTATGTCCATTGCTACATTAGATCTGGAAATCTTCTTGTTGAGAGAAGATCTTGTTAATAATCCACTGCTAcaatatttccaagaatGTTTCTTTGAAGACTTTAATTCTGTTCCTGAATATTTAGCGTTTGCCATGGTAAATAATATGAAGCATTTCACTTTGTTAATTGAGAATAAAAACATTTTGGAGGAAATCATTGTCACTTTACTTGTTCAAGTATTCGAAACATCTCCATCAGCActaaatcaattaattaaacAACTTCCAAACCCTGAGAAGATTGTAGATGTTGGTAGAATTATTATAGTGAAAAATAACGCACCAATTGCAGactttttaaaaattttatCTGAAGAGGATAAGTTAGATTTATTCCTGAATAAACTGccatttgaagaagcaTTTAATATACTACCAATTGCAAGAAGATTTAAATGGGACGGATTCgaacaatatttgaaagacAAACTCGATTCAAACAATGTTCAAATCTTGCTTAATATGTTAGATGGGCAGGCTAAGTTAGCTGAAAATAACACCCCTCTTATATCACCTAATATTTTCGACTTGGAAATGATTTTCATTTCCCTCAATATTCTCAATACCTTCCCTTTGACAAAGGAACAAACCGAAATGTTCGAAAAAACCGAATTTTCATTGATTATTGCTTTCCCAAGATTAATCAACATTGGTTATGGACACGATGATGTAATCCGTGCAAACGGTGAATTGGTACCAATTGCTCCAGATatagaaaaggaaatgcAAAGTTATCTACAAAGAATGTACAGCGGCGAATTAGCGATTAAAAATGTTGTTAATGTCCTAACCAAATTGAGAGATAGTGAAGTACCAAGAGACCAAGATATATTTGCGTCTATTACACATGCAGTAATTGCCGAATCAAGCTTTTTTAAGGATTATCCTTTGGAAGCATTAGCAACGACGTCTGTCCTTTTTGGTTCTATGATCCAGTATGAATTGGTACGTGGATTTGTTTTGGATGTCGCCTTaagaattattttgaattttgcCGCTGAAGGACCAGAATCAAAAATGTTCAAATTTGCAGTCCAAGCTATATTTACCTTCAGAGCACGTTTAAACGAATTCCCACAATATTGTCAAGACCTCTTACAAAAGGTACCTGGCATTCAAGCTCAAGCTGATATTTATCAGGCTGTCTTAGCCGCTTCAGTTCAGGCAGATACTTCTACCACATCAGATCGTGAAAAGCCAAAACAGGTAGAATTAATTAGGTTAAAGTATTTCTCCATTGATGAAGTTCCTCCAACAATTCCCCAAGAGAATCCACCTAAGGATGTGGTTGAaaagatattatttatCGTTAACAATATAACTATGgacaattttgaaactaaAATCTCCGATTTAAGACAAGCATTATTACCTAACTATTTCTCATGGTTTTCAACATACTTGGTGGTTCAAAGAGCTAAAACAGAACCTAATTATCATAAACTGTATAGTAGAGTTATGACAGGAATAGGCTCTGAAATATTGCATGATTATATGCTAAATGTAACTCTAAAGCAGTTGTACGCATTACTTGCCATAAAGGATGTTCAAATGGTTGATAAAAAacatttaaaaaatttggCTGCTTGGCTAGGAAATATTACATTAGCAATTGATAGACCAATTAGACACAGACAAGTTGCCATGAGGGAAATGTTGTTGGATTCTTATCAAACTCAAAGATTAGAAGTCGTGGTACCATTTGTATGCAAAGTTCTACAACAAGCTGCTGACTCCAAGATATTCAGACCACCAAACCCATGGACTGTGGGTATTTTGAGAGTTCTTTTAGAGTTAAATGAAAAGGCAAATTGGAAGTTGAGCTTAACATTTGAGGTTGAGGTCTTGATGAAGgatttcaatttaaaaatgaaagataTCAAACCAACAAACATTCTAAACACTCCAGAAATAACTGAGAAAATATCCGGTAGTGTTGGAAACCTCACTTTAGAACAACAGCAAATTGAACATCAAAGACAAGGGATGTTGTTacaacaacatcaacaacaaatgaTGATTCTCCAACAAAGACAACAACGTATGGTTTCTGGAGCAATATCAGAACAGGTGCCATTTGCTGGGGAGGCTGCTACTGTCAATGAAAATCCGTTTGCTAACCTATTAGGACAAACCATCTTTGTAACCCATCcagatttgaaagaagcCTTTCAAAAGGCCCTTCGTATGGCCGTTAGAGAAATATTAATTCCATCTGTTGAAAAGGCAAGTAGCATTGCGGTAACCACTGCCTCTAGAATAGTCATGAAGGATTTCGCTACTGAAGCAGATGAAATGAAGTTGAAGGCAGCCGCAATCACAATGGTGGGGCACTTAGGACAAAGTTTGGTGCGTGCTACTTGTATTGACTCCCTAAAGGAAAGTATTCGCTCTGCAACACAAGCATTACTACCTAACATGGGGAACATTCCACAGATTACAGGAGAGGAGTTGGATATGGCTATAAATGATAACATTAGTATTGCTTTAAGAATTCTAGAAAAAGCAACAATGGATAAATCGATACAGGATATTGGTGAAGTATTGGTTCAACCGATTACAATTCGTCGTTACCATAATGAAAGACGCTCCGATCAACCTTTCATTGAACCAAACACAAATCCTTATGCCCTTTCCTTACCAGACCCTCTAGGTTTGAAAAGTACTGGTGTAACTGCCcaacaattcaaaatatatGAAGATTTTGGTAAATTCATCCTACCTCATGAAGTTCAAGGAATTCCCCATCAGCAAGCTATGCATCAACAATTGCAACAGCGTCAACAGCAGGTTTTGAATGCTCAGATGAACCAGAATCAACAGAATATGGTTAGTCAACCGCAACAAGCTGGTATCAATATGCAAAACCAGCtgcaacagcaacaaccaaatattcaaaagcAAGCTGCAATGCCACATCCTCAACCTCAAGGTGCAACTGTGCCTGGATCGCTACCCTCTAATATTGCCCAAGTGGAATTAGAACAAAGTCACCGTCGCCTGGTTACATTGATGGACGCCTTGGTATCTTTGATGAAGGAACATGCAGGAAAGGAGACTTTGGATAATTTGGCCGAACAAAACCAGATAAGAACAATAATTTACCAGATTTTAACATTCATTGCCAAGAATCAACAGAGAGACCAATTAGCATTAAAGGTTTCGCAAGCTGTTGTAAATAGTCTTTTTGGAGCTAGTGATGATGTTTTGTGTAGAGAGGTTCTTTCCactttattggaaaaattatgtTCCTTGTCTTTAGTTGCAAGGAAGGATGTTATATGGTGGTTAGTGTACGCCTTAGATTCAAGGAAATTTAATGTTCCAGttattaaatcattattaagTGTCAACTTGATTGATGTATCTGAACTAGATACTGTTTTGGTGACAGCGATGGAGAATAAAATGGAAAACGCCACCAAGTTTGccattgatttaataaaggACACTGTTCTCTCTGATGAGCCAATATTAATGAGAATGGATTTTGTTAAATCCTTGGAATTTTTAAGTTCtttagatgaagaagatgttaAGAACTTCTTTTCCGAATATGAGTCTATGAAGATTCTCCCTACATCAAAGAATATCGAAACTACATCTACAGAACGTTATTACCTAGTGTTTACCGAATGGGTTCGTTTACTACAAAGAGTCACAAGTGATGATAAGatcatttttgtttttataaAACAACTCATGGACAAAGGGGTTTTATCTGACAGTGATAACTTTATTGGGTTCGTTAAAGCAGCTTTGGAGCTTTCAGTATATTCGTTTAAAGAAAGTGACCCAACTGGAGAGGTGTTTACAGCTATTGATGCTTTAAGCAAGTtattgataaaattattcataCTTCAAGATTTTGCAGGGTATTCAAGACAAGAGTATTTGAACACTGTATTTTCGATTATCTTGTTGGTCTTCTCCAACGATCacgaagaagatgaggctacatttaatgaaagacCCTACTTTAGATTGTTATCTAATTTCCTTTGTGAATGGGCTACTTTACGCGGCCATAACTTTATCAAGGTTGCCGATCagaaaacaagaaaagaacTACTTTCTTTTGATGCTGAGTTCTACAACATATTTGCATCTTACTTACATTCTTTCCAACCATTTGCATTCCCTGGATTTTCGTTTGCTTGGATTTCGTTACTTTCCCATAGAATGTTCTTGCCGGTGATGTTGAGATTACCTCAAAAGGCTGGTTGGGAAAAATTAATGCTATTATTGATTGATcttctgaaatttttgaatcaatATACCATTAAAGGTAAGATTTCAGATGCAGTTTCGGTCGTCTACAAAGGTACACTCAGAATCTTCTTAGGTATTTCTAACGATGTTCCACAATTCCTAATTGAGAATCATTACGAATTGATGAATAACTTACCAATCTCTTACTTCCAATTAAAGAATGTTATATTATCTGCAATTCCATTAAAAATGCTGGTTCCAAATCCCTTCGATAGCGATTTAGCACTTGAAAATATCACAGAGTGTCAAAACCCACCAGTAGTTTTTTACGACCCAGTTTCTGATATCCAAGCTTTGAAAAAGCCAGTGGATAACTACTTGCGTAttccatcaaattcattgttGAGAACAATTATTAACGGACTTTACTTAACTGAATATGATATAAAGGGTGGTGTTGGATTTGATATGTTAACTACCAATAATAAACTAATTCGTGCTATAGTATTACATGTTGCTGTTGAAGCAGGTTTAGAAAATGGAAGGACGTCCTCTAATGCTGTTTTTAATACAAAATCATCATATTACCAGCTTTTGTTCGATTTGATTCATGATGGTACTATAGAGTTGAAGTTCCAAGTCATTCAAGTTATGATTGAACAGTTAAGATATCCAAACATTCATACTCGTTGGTTCATTTACGTGTTGAGGGATATGTTTGTAACTGAGGCTTGGGAGGAACAACGTACTGAAGTCCAAGAAATCATTCTAAGAAGTTTGTTAGAAAGAGTAATAGTCCATAATCCTCATACTTGGGGTGTTTCGGTTTTATTCACCCAATTACTTAACAGCGATGAAGTGAATTTACTGGAACTGGATTTTATAAACAACATCCCAGAAATTAAACACATGTTCGTTCAACTGACAAAGCACACCAACAAGTTGACAGACAAGTCTCCAGAAACTAACACTGCTTCCCCTAAGCCAATACCAAATTAA